A region from the SAR86 cluster bacterium genome encodes:
- the rpoB gene encoding DNA-directed RNA polymerase subunit beta, whose protein sequence is MSYSYTEKKRIRKNFGTFAKVMDLPNLIETQTNSYSDFLQADIASDARKKQGLEEVFQSLFPIKSVSGNAALEYVSYELGKNTYDVQECLIQGLSYSAPLRIKVKLVLYDRETNFKEVKDIKEGEVFMGEVPLMTDDASFVINGTERVVVSQLHRSPGVFYDHDKGKTHSSGKVLYSARIIPYRGSWLDFEFDPKDILFSRIDRRRKIPATIMLRALDMGTEEILSEFYDEDLFTIDKDSVKLKLIPERLRGETLSVDIKVKNKIYVQAGKRITARHIKELTNSKATEISLSDEYLLGKVLSKDIFDKETGEVLFSANTEIDTEILTTFKEKDINEINCLYINELDKGPYISNTLRADPTSNRLEALVEIYRMMRPGEPPTKDSAETLFTNLFFNEERYDLSEVGRMKFNRRLKLNSQKDQPHVLDKEDIIEVMKGIVNIRDGHDIVDDIDHLGNRRVRSVGEMTANQFRVGLIRVERAVRERLSMAEADELGPQDLINAKPVTAAIKEFFGSSQLSQFMDQNNPLSEITHKRRVSALGPGGLTRERAGFEVRDVHPTHYGRVCPIETPEGPNIGLINSFASYSRTNQYGFIETPYRKVVNGKVTDEIIYLSAIDEAEHVIAQANVMLDKNNRFIDDLVAVRHASEFELMSPDRIDLMDVSPQQVVSIAASLIPFLEHDDANRALMGSNMQRQAVPVLRSEKPLVGTGLESVVARDSGVCIVAKNPGVVENVDASRIVVRVTDKKSKSASDVYSLIKYTRSNQNTCINQKPIVKIGDVVKKGDVLADGPSIDNGELALGQNIRIAFMPWNGYNFEDSILISEKVAREDRFTSIHIQEIVCVARDTKLGSEEITADIPNVGEGSLNKLDECGIVYVGAEVEPGDILVGKITPKGETQLSPEEKLLRAIFGEKASDVKDTSQRSSSKGTVIGVEVFTRDGVEKDDRTQAIEQDHLDQSKKDADDESAVIEHATKSRMLEILKDSKVLKGNDLKKGELLTREKLESIKLNDIFSIRVSSDSINATIEDTEKTYKEYIKDIKERFEEKKAKIIRGHDLAPGVIKIVKVYLAIKRRIQPGDKMAGRHGNKGVISEIMPVEDMPYDTDGNPVDIVLNPLGVPSRMNVGQVLETHMGSAAKGIGLKIDQMLKANAKPAELKDYLDKLYNKNAANKEDISSFSNNEIMELANNLTDGLPIATPVFDGAKESEVKGLLKLADLPESGQITLYDGRTGTKFERPVTVGYMYMIKLNHLVDDKMHSRSTGSYSLVTQQPLGGKAQFGGQRFGEMEVWALEAYGASYTLQEMLTVKSDDVSGRTKMYKNIVDGSYEMDANVPESFNVLSKEIKSLAINIELDSEN, encoded by the coding sequence ATGTCATACAGCTACACTGAAAAGAAAAGGATAAGAAAGAATTTTGGTACTTTTGCTAAAGTTATGGATTTACCAAATCTTATCGAGACTCAAACAAATTCTTATTCTGATTTTCTTCAAGCTGATATTGCGTCTGATGCAAGAAAAAAACAAGGATTGGAAGAGGTATTTCAATCCTTGTTTCCAATTAAAAGCGTATCAGGTAATGCTGCTCTTGAGTATGTATCTTATGAGCTAGGTAAAAATACTTATGATGTGCAAGAATGTCTTATTCAAGGTCTTTCTTACTCAGCACCTTTAAGAATCAAAGTTAAATTGGTCTTATATGATAGAGAAACTAATTTTAAAGAAGTTAAAGATATAAAAGAAGGTGAAGTATTTATGGGAGAGGTTCCTTTAATGACAGATGATGCTTCATTTGTTATTAACGGAACGGAGAGAGTTGTTGTATCTCAACTTCATAGATCACCAGGTGTTTTCTACGACCATGATAAGGGTAAAACTCATTCTTCCGGTAAAGTACTTTATTCTGCAAGAATAATTCCTTATAGAGGCTCATGGTTGGATTTTGAATTTGATCCAAAAGATATTTTATTTTCAAGAATTGATAGAAGAAGAAAAATCCCTGCAACCATAATGTTGCGTGCCCTTGATATGGGAACTGAAGAAATTTTGTCTGAATTTTATGATGAAGATTTATTCACGATAGATAAAGATTCCGTTAAATTAAAATTAATACCTGAAAGACTTAGAGGCGAAACTCTCTCAGTTGATATAAAAGTTAAAAATAAAATATATGTTCAAGCTGGAAAAAGAATAACAGCAAGACATATTAAGGAACTTACTAATTCTAAGGCAACTGAGATTTCACTTTCTGATGAATACCTTTTGGGCAAAGTATTATCAAAAGATATCTTTGATAAAGAAACAGGAGAGGTTCTTTTTTCTGCTAATACTGAGATAGATACTGAAATATTAACTACTTTTAAAGAAAAAGATATTAATGAAATCAATTGTTTATATATAAATGAATTAGATAAAGGTCCTTATATTTCAAATACTTTAAGAGCAGACCCTACCTCTAATAGGCTTGAGGCTCTTGTTGAAATATACAGAATGATGAGGCCTGGCGAACCACCAACAAAAGATTCTGCTGAAACGCTATTTACAAATTTATTTTTTAATGAAGAGAGATACGACTTATCAGAAGTTGGAAGAATGAAGTTCAATAGAAGACTCAAACTTAATTCTCAAAAAGATCAACCTCATGTTCTTGATAAAGAAGATATTATCGAAGTAATGAAAGGTATTGTAAATATTAGGGATGGTCACGATATAGTTGATGATATTGATCATTTAGGTAATAGAAGAGTTAGATCTGTTGGAGAAATGACTGCAAACCAGTTTAGAGTAGGATTAATAAGAGTAGAAAGAGCAGTTAGAGAAAGACTAAGTATGGCTGAGGCCGATGAACTAGGTCCACAAGATCTTATAAATGCAAAACCAGTAACAGCAGCAATCAAAGAGTTTTTTGGATCAAGTCAACTTTCACAATTCATGGATCAGAATAATCCTCTCTCTGAAATCACTCATAAAAGAAGAGTATCTGCTCTTGGGCCAGGAGGACTTACTAGGGAGAGAGCTGGTTTTGAAGTAAGGGATGTTCACCCAACACATTATGGAAGAGTATGTCCAATTGAAACACCAGAAGGTCCCAACATTGGATTAATTAATTCTTTTGCTTCCTATTCAAGAACAAATCAATACGGGTTCATAGAAACTCCCTATAGAAAAGTTGTAAATGGAAAAGTTACTGATGAAATTATTTATTTGTCTGCAATTGATGAAGCTGAGCATGTTATTGCACAAGCAAATGTGATGCTAGACAAAAATAATAGATTTATTGATGATCTGGTTGCTGTTCGTCATGCAAGTGAATTTGAGCTTATGTCGCCTGATAGAATTGACTTGATGGATGTTTCACCTCAACAAGTTGTTTCTATTGCTGCTTCTCTAATACCATTTTTAGAACACGATGATGCTAATAGAGCATTGATGGGCTCAAACATGCAACGACAAGCAGTACCAGTTTTAAGATCTGAAAAACCTTTAGTTGGAACTGGATTAGAGTCTGTTGTTGCAAGAGATTCAGGAGTGTGCATTGTAGCTAAAAATCCTGGCGTAGTAGAAAACGTTGATGCATCAAGAATTGTTGTTAGGGTTACTGACAAGAAATCAAAGTCTGCTTCTGATGTCTACAGCTTAATAAAATATACAAGATCGAATCAAAATACATGCATTAATCAGAAGCCTATAGTTAAAATTGGAGATGTTGTAAAAAAAGGTGATGTCCTTGCAGATGGACCATCTATTGATAATGGTGAATTAGCTTTAGGGCAAAATATTAGAATAGCCTTCATGCCCTGGAATGGCTATAACTTTGAAGACTCTATTCTAATTTCAGAGAAAGTTGCAAGAGAAGATAGATTTACTTCTATTCATATCCAAGAAATTGTTTGTGTTGCTAGAGATACAAAGCTTGGATCAGAGGAGATTACTGCAGATATTCCAAATGTTGGGGAAGGCTCTTTAAATAAATTAGATGAATGTGGAATAGTTTATGTAGGTGCAGAAGTAGAACCAGGAGATATATTAGTTGGAAAAATAACTCCAAAAGGCGAAACTCAACTTTCTCCTGAAGAAAAACTACTTCGAGCAATATTTGGCGAAAAAGCATCTGATGTCAAAGACACATCTCAAAGATCTAGTTCAAAAGGAACAGTTATTGGAGTGGAAGTATTCACTAGAGATGGAGTTGAAAAAGATGACAGAACTCAAGCAATTGAGCAAGATCATCTAGATCAATCAAAAAAAGATGCTGATGATGAATCTGCTGTAATAGAACATGCTACTAAATCAAGAATGCTAGAAATTCTTAAAGACTCAAAAGTTTTAAAAGGAAATGATCTAAAAAAGGGTGAGCTATTAACAAGAGAAAAATTAGAGTCCATAAAACTAAATGATATTTTTTCAATCAGAGTAAGCTCAGATTCAATAAATGCAACTATAGAAGATACTGAAAAAACATATAAGGAATATATCAAAGATATTAAAGAAAGATTTGAGGAAAAAAAGGCGAAGATTATTAGAGGCCATGATTTAGCACCCGGAGTAATAAAAATAGTTAAAGTCTATCTTGCTATCAAAAGAAGGATTCAGCCTGGAGATAAAATGGCAGGCCGTCATGGTAATAAAGGTGTTATTTCCGAAATTATGCCTGTTGAAGATATGCCTTATGACACAGATGGAAATCCAGTCGATATTGTTTTAAACCCTTTAGGTGTCCCATCTAGAATGAATGTGGGCCAAGTATTAGAAACTCATATGGGTTCAGCGGCAAAAGGCATTGGTTTGAAAATTGATCAAATGCTCAAAGCTAATGCAAAGCCTGCAGAGCTAAAAGATTATTTAGATAAGCTATACAATAAAAATGCAGCAAATAAAGAAGATATAAGCTCTTTTTCTAACAACGAAATTATGGAATTAGCAAATAATTTGACTGACGGACTGCCTATAGCAACTCCAGTTTTTGATGGGGCTAAAGAAAGTGAGGTCAAGGGTCTACTTAAATTAGCTGATCTTCCTGAATCAGGTCAGATTACACTTTACGATGGTAGAACCGGAACTAAATTTGAAAGACCGGTTACTGTTGGTTATATGTATATGATTAAGCTCAATCATTTAGTTGATGACAAAATGCACTCAAGATCAACAGGATCATATAGTTTAGTCACTCAACAACCATTAGGCGGTAAAGCACAATTTGGAGGACAGCGTTTCGGTGAGATGGAGGTTTGGGCTCTCGAGGCTTATGGAGCATCTTATACATTACAAGAAATGTTGACAGTTAAATCTGATGATGTTTCCGGTAGAACAAAAATGTATAAAAATATTGTTGATGGAAGTTACGAAATGGATGCAAATGTTCCTGAATCCTTTAACGTTCTTAGCAAAGAGATTAAATCTTTAGCTATAAATATTGAACTAGATTCTGAAAATTAG
- the rpoC gene encoding DNA-directed RNA polymerase subunit beta', with product MRDLLNTLKQGQEDFTTISAGLASPQVIKSWSFGEVKKPETINYRTFKPERDGLFCAKIFGPIKDYECICGKYKRMKHRGVVCEKCGVEVTLAKVRRERMGHIDLAAPVAHIWFLKSLPSRIGLLLNTTLREIERVLYFESYIVTDPGLTELEKGQILTEEEWVEKYEEYGDEFSAGMGAEAVQILLEELDVNEEIRIIREEIPKTNSETKLKKLSKRLKLLEAFNDSGNKPEWMVMNVLPVLPPDLRPLVPLEGGRFATSDLNDLYRRVINRNNRLKRLLELSAPEIIVRNEKRMLQESVDALLDNGRRGRVITGTNKRPLKSLADMIKGKGGRFRQNLLGKRVDYSGRSVIVSGPNLKLHQCGLPKKMALELFKPFVYGKLEQRELATTIKAAKKLVERETPEVWEVLEDVIREHPVILNRAPTLHRLGLQAFEPKLIEGKAIQLHPLVCVAFNADFDGDQMAVHVPLTLEAQLEARALMMSTNNILSPADGSPIINPTQDVVLGLYYMTRENVSAIGEGRVFSNPDEVLRAYETETLEIHSSIKVRIKENENESKIYNTTVGRTLIWRITPSEVGFENINQILTKKLVSKLVDISYRKAGLKKTVIFADQLMYLGFDFSTRSGSSIGVNDFVIPEEKAKIIDDSEKEVKAIEKQFDSGLVTRGERYNKVIDIWSRANEQIAKAMMEKISVETVETPDGKNEEQSSFNSVYIYADSGARGSPAQIRQLSGMRGLMSKPDGSIIETPITANFREGLSVLQYFISTHGARKGLADTALKTANSGYLTRRLCDVSMDSVINIEDCGTKESITVTSIIDGGEIIQGLTDRILGRVIAEPIFDSEGKEIFPVNTMLDEEAVDVIESLNLSSLKVRSPMTCEASIGVCAKCYGRDLARGHLVHRGEAVGVVAAQSIGEPGTQLTMRTFHIGGAASSSSEENAIFNKNSGNVSYSDDIKTVTNKDKLEVVVSRNAMCTITDVNGKITEQYKVPYGATLEVKNNQELSESIRIASWDPYTRPIVGETSGKVKFSDIEDGVTVREQMDDLTGLSSIEVIEVSDRPSAGRELVPTISIVDSKNKPVLIGEFKVPATYTLPAGALVNLRDGQKLTAGEIIARMPLVASKTKDITGGLPRVADLFEARKPKDAAVLSEETGIISFGKETKGKIRLVISPEGATKKTQNTEMLIPKHRTLSVFEGERISKGDIISDGPLSPHDILRLKGIPELTNFIVNEIQDVYRLQGVSINDKHIETILRQMLRKALIIDGGDTKFIQGDQVSYAELVEENEKANADGKTPAEYERVLLGITKASLATDSFISAASFQETTRVLTEAAVTGKKDQLRGLKENVVVGRLIPAGTGMDFHDKLKNKKQNDIEEQTLSAEDIEAALRQELQENDE from the coding sequence TTGAGAGATTTATTAAATACATTAAAACAAGGACAAGAGGATTTCACTACTATTTCTGCAGGATTAGCTTCTCCTCAAGTCATTAAGTCATGGTCTTTTGGTGAAGTAAAAAAACCAGAAACAATTAACTATAGAACCTTCAAACCAGAAAGAGATGGCTTATTTTGTGCAAAAATATTTGGTCCAATTAAGGACTACGAATGTATTTGTGGTAAATACAAAAGAATGAAGCACAGAGGAGTAGTTTGTGAAAAATGTGGTGTAGAAGTAACTTTAGCTAAAGTAAGAAGAGAAAGAATGGGGCATATTGATCTAGCTGCTCCGGTTGCTCATATATGGTTTCTTAAATCTTTACCCTCAAGAATAGGTCTTCTACTTAACACAACCTTGAGAGAAATCGAGAGAGTTCTTTATTTTGAAAGTTACATTGTTACAGATCCTGGCCTTACTGAATTAGAAAAAGGACAAATACTTACAGAAGAGGAGTGGGTTGAAAAATATGAAGAATACGGAGATGAGTTTTCAGCAGGAATGGGTGCAGAAGCAGTTCAAATTTTGTTAGAAGAATTAGATGTAAATGAAGAAATAAGAATCATAAGAGAAGAAATACCTAAAACTAATTCTGAAACAAAGCTTAAAAAACTTTCAAAAAGGTTGAAACTTTTAGAAGCATTTAATGATTCAGGTAATAAGCCTGAGTGGATGGTCATGAATGTTTTGCCAGTACTTCCTCCAGATTTGAGACCACTTGTACCTCTTGAGGGAGGGCGTTTTGCCACCTCAGATCTGAATGATTTATATAGAAGGGTAATAAACAGAAATAACAGATTAAAAAGATTACTCGAACTAAGTGCACCTGAAATTATTGTTAGAAATGAAAAAAGAATGCTGCAAGAATCTGTAGATGCTTTACTAGACAACGGAAGAAGAGGCAGAGTCATAACAGGTACCAACAAAAGACCACTTAAATCTCTCGCAGATATGATTAAAGGTAAAGGTGGAAGATTCAGACAAAACTTATTAGGAAAACGTGTTGATTATTCAGGTAGATCTGTAATTGTATCAGGACCAAATCTTAAACTTCATCAGTGCGGCTTACCAAAAAAAATGGCATTGGAATTATTTAAACCATTTGTTTATGGAAAACTTGAACAAAGAGAACTAGCCACTACTATTAAGGCAGCTAAAAAATTAGTCGAAAGAGAAACTCCAGAGGTTTGGGAAGTTCTAGAGGATGTTATAAGAGAACACCCAGTCATTTTAAACAGAGCACCAACCTTGCACAGACTTGGTCTTCAAGCATTTGAACCAAAGTTAATTGAAGGAAAGGCAATTCAACTTCATCCTCTTGTTTGTGTAGCATTTAATGCTGATTTCGATGGCGATCAAATGGCCGTGCACGTGCCTCTAACCCTAGAAGCTCAACTAGAAGCCAGAGCGCTTATGATGTCTACGAACAATATTTTATCTCCAGCTGACGGCTCTCCAATAATTAACCCGACTCAAGATGTGGTGTTAGGTTTATATTACATGACAAGAGAAAATGTTAGTGCTATAGGGGAAGGGAGAGTATTTAGCAATCCTGATGAAGTTCTAAGGGCATATGAAACTGAAACCCTTGAGATCCATTCTTCAATTAAAGTGCGTATTAAAGAAAATGAAAATGAAAGTAAGATTTATAATACAACAGTTGGTAGAACATTAATTTGGAGAATTACTCCATCTGAGGTTGGATTTGAGAATATTAATCAGATTTTAACAAAAAAACTTGTTTCAAAATTAGTTGATATCTCCTACAGAAAAGCTGGATTAAAAAAGACAGTAATTTTTGCAGATCAACTAATGTATTTAGGTTTTGATTTTTCAACAAGATCAGGATCTTCAATTGGTGTTAATGATTTTGTAATTCCCGAAGAGAAAGCAAAAATAATTGATGATTCTGAAAAAGAAGTAAAAGCAATTGAAAAGCAATTTGATTCGGGTCTCGTTACCAGAGGTGAGAGGTATAATAAAGTTATTGATATATGGTCCAGAGCAAATGAACAAATTGCCAAGGCTATGATGGAAAAAATAAGCGTTGAAACCGTTGAAACTCCAGATGGTAAAAACGAAGAGCAATCATCTTTTAATTCTGTTTACATTTATGCTGATTCTGGTGCAAGGGGCTCTCCAGCTCAAATCAGACAACTGTCAGGAATGAGAGGATTAATGTCAAAACCTGATGGTTCAATTATTGAGACGCCTATAACAGCAAATTTTAGAGAAGGTTTGTCTGTACTTCAATATTTCATTTCTACTCACGGAGCAAGAAAAGGATTAGCGGACACTGCTTTAAAGACTGCTAACTCTGGATACCTCACCAGAAGATTATGTGATGTTTCTATGGATTCTGTGATAAACATTGAAGATTGTGGTACAAAAGAATCAATCACAGTTACTTCAATTATTGATGGTGGAGAAATTATTCAAGGCTTAACTGATAGAATTTTAGGAAGAGTAATTGCAGAGCCAATTTTTGATAGCGAGGGTAAAGAAATTTTCCCTGTAAATACGATGCTTGATGAAGAAGCTGTTGATGTAATTGAATCTTTAAATTTGTCGTCACTTAAAGTTAGATCACCTATGACTTGTGAAGCATCAATTGGCGTTTGTGCCAAATGTTATGGAAGAGATTTGGCTAGAGGACATTTAGTTCACAGAGGTGAAGCTGTTGGTGTTGTAGCAGCACAATCAATCGGAGAACCTGGCACCCAGTTAACTATGAGAACTTTTCATATAGGCGGTGCAGCGTCTAGTTCTTCTGAAGAAAACGCGATTTTCAACAAGAATTCAGGGAATGTTTCATATTCCGATGATATTAAAACTGTAACTAATAAGGATAAACTTGAAGTTGTTGTTTCAAGAAATGCTATGTGTACTATTACAGACGTAAATGGAAAAATAACAGAGCAATATAAAGTTCCTTACGGAGCAACCTTAGAAGTTAAAAATAATCAAGAACTTAGTGAGAGCATAAGAATTGCATCATGGGATCCGTACACAAGACCAATTGTTGGTGAAACGTCTGGAAAAGTTAAATTTTCTGATATTGAGGATGGTGTCACTGTCAGAGAGCAGATGGATGATCTAACAGGGCTATCGAGCATCGAAGTCATAGAAGTATCTGATAGACCTTCAGCTGGAAGAGAGCTAGTCCCAACAATATCTATAGTGGATTCTAAAAATAAACCAGTTCTAATTGGTGAGTTTAAAGTACCAGCCACATATACTTTGCCAGCAGGAGCGCTTGTAAATCTCAGAGATGGTCAGAAATTAACTGCAGGTGAAATAATCGCAAGGATGCCGCTGGTTGCATCAAAAACAAAAGATATAACAGGAGGCTTGCCAAGAGTTGCTGATCTATTTGAGGCAAGAAAACCTAAAGATGCCGCAGTTTTATCTGAGGAGACTGGAATTATTTCCTTTGGTAAAGAAACAAAAGGAAAAATTAGACTGGTCATATCACCAGAGGGAGCAACCAAGAAAACTCAAAATACAGAAATGTTAATACCTAAACATAGAACATTATCAGTATTTGAAGGCGAAAGAATCTCAAAAGGAGATATCATTTCTGATGGTCCTCTAAGTCCTCATGATATATTGCGCTTGAAAGGAATTCCTGAACTTACAAATTTTATTGTCAACGAGATTCAAGATGTTTACAGATTACAGGGTGTATCTATAAACGATAAGCATATAGAAACAATCTTAAGACAAATGTTGAGAAAAGCATTAATAATAGACGGTGGTGATACCAAGTTTATTCAAGGTGATCAAGTGAGTTATGCTGAATTGGTAGAAGAAAATGAAAAAGCTAATGCTGATGGTAAAACACCAGCAGAATATGAGAGGGTGCTATTAGGAATTACTAAAGCATCTTTAGCAACAGATTCTTTTATTTCAGCAGCCTCGTTCCAAGAAACTACAAGAGTTTTAACAGAAGCAGCAGTTACTGGGAAAAAAGATCAGTTACGAGGATTGAAAGAAAATGTTGTTGTTGGCAGATTGATCCCAGCTGGAACTGGTATGGATTTCCACGACAAATTGAAGAATAAAAAACAGAATGACATTGAAGAACAGACTTTATCTGCAGAAGATATTGAAGCAGCACTAAGACAGGAGCTTCAAGAAAATGATGAATAG
- the rpsL gene encoding 30S ribosomal protein S12: MATVNQLLKKSRKPKVKKTDVPALNACPQRRGVCTRVYTTTPKKPNSALRKVCRVRLTSGFEVTSYIGGEGHNLQEHSLVLIRGGRVKDLPGVRYHTVRGTLDTSGVANRKQRRSKYGAKKGK; the protein is encoded by the coding sequence ATGGCAACAGTTAATCAATTATTAAAAAAATCAAGAAAGCCTAAGGTTAAAAAAACTGATGTTCCGGCTCTTAATGCCTGTCCACAAAGAAGAGGTGTTTGTACAAGGGTTTATACAACAACTCCAAAAAAACCAAACTCGGCTCTAAGAAAAGTTTGTAGAGTAAGGCTTACAAGTGGTTTTGAAGTAACTTCTTATATAGGTGGAGAAGGTCATAATTTACAAGAGCATTCACTTGTCTTAATTAGGGGTGGAAGAGTTAAGGATTTGCCTGGAGTGAGATATCACACTGTCAGAGGAACATTAGATACCTCAGGTGTAGCTAATAGGAAACAAAGAAGATCTAAATACGGTGCAAAAAAAGGTAAGTAA
- the rpsG gene encoding 30S ribosomal protein S7: MPRRRSPEKRKVLPDPKFNDVILAKFMNNLMKNGKKSTAEKIVYGAFDQITKTTKDDPLMIFMKALEEVSPFVEVKSRRVGGANYQVPIEIRPSRRQALAMRWIVEAARKRSEKSMDLRLAGELQDASQKKGSAFRKREDVHKMAEANKAFSHFRF, encoded by the coding sequence ATGCCAAGAAGAAGAAGTCCTGAAAAAAGAAAAGTATTACCTGATCCAAAATTTAATGATGTTATTCTTGCAAAGTTCATGAATAATCTCATGAAGAATGGAAAAAAATCTACAGCTGAAAAAATAGTCTATGGTGCTTTTGATCAGATCACTAAAACTACTAAAGATGATCCATTAATGATTTTTATGAAGGCATTAGAAGAAGTAAGCCCTTTTGTTGAAGTAAAATCAAGAAGAGTAGGTGGAGCAAATTACCAAGTCCCGATTGAAATAAGACCATCACGAAGACAAGCTTTAGCTATGAGGTGGATTGTTGAAGCTGCAAGAAAAAGAAGTGAAAAATCAATGGATTTAAGATTAGCAGGGGAACTTCAAGATGCTTCTCAGAAAAAAGGATCTGCCTTTAGAAAAAGAGAAGATGTTCATAAAATGGCTGAAGCAAACAAAGCTTTCTCTCATTTTAGATTTTAA